The genomic window CGATGCGGGCGTACACGGGACTGCCGAACTTGGCTTCCAGAGCTTGATAGTGCTGGCCTGGATCCTTGCCGGTCTTGGCCAGGATTTCGGCCGCCAACAGGTCGAGGATGATGCCGTCTTTGTCGGTCGTCCACGTGGTTCCATCCATTCGCAAGAACGAGGCGCCCGCGCTTTCTTCGCCGCCGAAGCCCAACGAGCCGTCCATCAAACCGTCAACGAACCATTTGAAGCCCACGGGAACTTCGCACAGCGTGCGGCCCAGATCGTTGGCGACACGGTCGACCATCGAACTGGACACCAGCGTCTTGCCCACGGCCACGTCGGCTCCCCAACCAGGGCGGTTCTGGAACAAATACTGGATCGCCACAGCGAGGTAGTGATTCGGGTTCATCAATCCCACCGAAGGCGTCACGATGCCGTGGCGGTCGTAGTCCGGGTCGTTGCCAAAGGCGATGTCGAAGCGGTCTTTCAGGTCAATCAAGCCAGCCATGGCCGATGGCGAGGAACAATCCATGCGGATCTTTCCATCGCGGTCGACTCGCATGAAAGCAAACGTCGGATCGACTCGCTGATTAACGACTTCGATGTTCAATCCATATCGCTTGGCGATCGGTTCCCAATAGGCAATGCCCGCACCGCCCATCGGATCGACGCCGATGCGGAGGTTTGCCGCGGCGATGGCATCCATGTCGACGACGTTTTTCAAATCTTCGACGTATGGCGTCACGTAATCAAACTCTTGCACAAAATCCGACGCCAACGCATCGGCAAGTTCCATGCGTTTCACATCGGCCAGCTGATTGGCGAGAATCTCATTGGCGCGATTCTGGATGGTGGTGGTGGTCGCCGAATCGGCGGGGCCACCGTTGGTGCCGTTGTACTTGAACCCACCGTCGGAGGGCGGGTTGTGTGAGGGCGTGATCACGACGCCGTCGGCCAGATCCTCGCTGCGATTGTGGTTGTGCGTGAGGATCGCATGCGAGACCACCGGCGTAGGAGTGAACCCTCGCTGCGCATCGATCCTCGTGGTCACACCGTTGGCCGCAAACACTTGCAGTGCCGACACAAAGGCGGGTTCGGAAAGCGCATGGGTGTCCATCCCCAAATACAACGGTCCACTGATGCCCTGCGAGCTGCGATACTCACAAATCGCTTGAGCGATCGCCAGGATATGCTGTTCGTTGAAGCGACCGGTGCTGGAGGTACCGCGGTGCCCGGACGTCCCAAACTCGACCGCTTGCGCGGGGTTCTGGGGATCGGGCTTCAACGTGTAGTAAGACGAAATCAGCCGAGGGATGTTCTCGAGCAACTCGTTGGGAACCGGTTGTCCAGCTAGTTCGTGCATTGTCATGATCGGGTCTCGTATTTCGCGAAGATACCTGCCTCCACCATGATGCCTGGATGTGACGGAAGCGCAGGAACAGATCATAGAGGATGGCAGCCGCCGGCGGGAAGCGGCGGCCGCATATCATTATTCGGCGTCGCGAGTGTCGTCGTTGCTTTTGACGGTCTGGTCCAGCGTCAGGTCCATGGTGGCGTCGACCTGCAAGGGAGTGGCTTGGGACGAGCGTTCCGTTGTCGTGGGCGTGCCTCGTTCATGACGGCCCCACCAACGATCCCCGTCTTCGATGGTCCATGTGCCGGCGGCCGCGCACTTTGACAACAAGATACTGAGGGCACGAGCGGTTTGCGGACGCTTGGCCCGCGACTTGTCCAAACAACTCATCAGCGCGTCTTCCAGCTGACTGGAAACATCCACTTTGGTTCGCTGCGAAGGGGCCACGGGGCTTTCTTCGATATGCTTCTGACACAAGGCGGAAATCCCGTCAGCTTCGAACACCGGCAGCCCCGTCAACAAAAAGTAGCCGACCGCACCAACCGCGTAAATGTCGCTGCGGGCATCGACCGTCATCGGTGCCTGGATGGATTCGGGCGACATGTACAGCGGAGTCCCCGTCAGCGATCCCTCTCGGTGCTGCTGCAAGCCCTGATTCTCCTCAGCCGCTTTAACCAATCCAAAGTCCAAAACTTTCACCACGTCGGGTTCGCAACCGCGGCGATTTAACATCACGTTGGCGGGCTTGATATCACGGTGAACCAACCCCAACGAATGCGCTTCATACAACGACCCGCAAATTTGCAACAAGATATGGATCACTCGCGATTCGGGCTGGGGACCATACTGCTTGACCAACTGCTGCAGGTCCATGCCATCGAGATACTCCATGGCATAGTAGAAGACGCCTTCGGGCGTGCGACCGTAGTCGTAGATGGCAATCGTATTCTCGTGGTTCAGTTGACAGGTAATCTGCACCTCGCGTTCGAAACGGCCGATCGATGTTTCGTTAACCTTATCGGTATGCAGCAGTTTGATCGCTGTGGGCCGTCGCAACATCGCATGGTGCCCCTTGTAGACGACGCCCATCGCGCCTTCCCCCAACTTGACGTCCAATTTGTACTGCCCCAGTTGTTGAGCTTCGATGACGGCATCGCGAGCCTGCAAACGCAACCGCGCGATCACCAGCGTAAACACAAAGATGGCGATCGCGCTGAGGACCAGCAACAGATAGATCGAAAGGAAGGTGCGTTGCAGAATCACCAACGGGCGAAACGCTTGGTCGGCGTTCAACTCTGCCATCACGCCCAATTCATACTTTGGCATCCACTTCCAAGCTCCGATCACCGCTACGCCGCGATAGTCACGGTAGCCATCCACATTCATCCCTGCGTTGCCGGCGATGGCGTCGGCAACGCCCTCGGTCAGCGGCAGCTGGGAACGCCGAACGGGAGGCCGATAGCCCTGGGTCATATCTTGGCCGGGGTCCCCAACTCGCAACTGCAGCATCGAGCGAGCGTGCGGATGATCGGGCAACACCCCCAACAGGATCAGCTGCTCATCAAAACGAGAATTGCTGACCATCGTACCTTCAGCGTTAAACGCGTAGACCTCGCCGGACGGGCCGACCTGTCCGAGTTGCAAGATGCGTGTGAACTCGCGTTCGGGTCGGATCTGCAGGGCCAACGCTCCGATCACCTGAAACGAGGGATCGCGAATCGGCGCGCAGGCATACATCGTTGGTACGCCCATCCGTAAACGCCCTTCGGCATCCGGCATCCTAACCACACTGGCAAAAGGAGCCGACACAAACGTTTCGCCGCGCAATGCCCGTTCCAGAAAGTGCTCGTACTCCGGGACATTCTGCTCGCCGATCAAGGCGGCGTGAGACGACGAAACGACGCGTTTGGATTTGTCCGTCAATACATACCCCACATAATCGTGAGCCGACATCGTGGGACCTAGCTCACGGCTCAATTCCTGGTGCAGATCCCCGCTCGCTCGTGCGGCCGCGGCCGGCTCGATCGCCGCCTCTGCGTTTGCACTCAGAGTCTGTTCGGAGAGCGGCGTGTCCAGCATTGCATACACCGTTGCTCGCACCGCGGCGTCATTGGCCAAAGTTTCGACGGTGGCCTCCTGGACCTCAAACCAGTTCCGCAGCATTTCCGTTTCCAGGGTCAGCAAGGTCTGCAGCCCAGCGCTCACATTGCCTTTGATCGTGGATTCGATAGCACCGCGGACGAAATACCCGATCGTGGACAGCAACAGCACCGCCACGATCGGCCAGATCCACAGCTGCCGTTTGAGAAACACCCCGGTCCGGGTAACCGTCTTGGAAAGACTGCGGGAGGCCCACGTCATATGGGCTTGGGGATGCGTCGGCTCGGCCCTGGACCGACGGAAAAAATCGAGTGGTTTCATAGTGGATAACGGGGTCGGCGAGAACAAGTCAGCCATGCCAGTCTAATCCAATCCCCAGCCAACGCCCGACTGCACTACCCTGCCCTACTCTGCCCCGCTCCCAACCGGCACGCCATTTGCTCAACCGTCCTGATATCGCCCTTGTCCGCTCCTCCCCACTCCCCATCCGCCATGCTCACTCGACGCTGCCTCACGCTGCTGCTGTTTGCGATGACCTTGGTGCTGCCCCAGTGCCTACCAGCAACCGGCTTCGCACAGCAGGTGGGCGAGCTGGACAATGGCGGCGACCAACAAGCCGAGTCGACAAATGAGCCAGCGGAAACGGTTGCCGTGACCGGCGTGGTGGACGATGACGCGATCCGGGAGCGACTGACCAAG from Roseimaritima ulvae includes these protein-coding regions:
- the pgm gene encoding phosphoglucomutase (alpha-D-glucose-1,6-bisphosphate-dependent), producing the protein MTMHELAGQPVPNELLENIPRLISSYYTLKPDPQNPAQAVEFGTSGHRGTSSTGRFNEQHILAIAQAICEYRSSQGISGPLYLGMDTHALSEPAFVSALQVFAANGVTTRIDAQRGFTPTPVVSHAILTHNHNRSEDLADGVVITPSHNPPSDGGFKYNGTNGGPADSATTTTIQNRANEILANQLADVKRMELADALASDFVQEFDYVTPYVEDLKNVVDMDAIAAANLRIGVDPMGGAGIAYWEPIAKRYGLNIEVVNQRVDPTFAFMRVDRDGKIRMDCSSPSAMAGLIDLKDRFDIAFGNDPDYDRHGIVTPSVGLMNPNHYLAVAIQYLFQNRPGWGADVAVGKTLVSSSMVDRVANDLGRTLCEVPVGFKWFVDGLMDGSLGFGGEESAGASFLRMDGTTWTTDKDGIILDLLAAEILAKTGKDPGQHYQALEAKFGSPVYARIDAPATPEQKNALKALSPESVRSQELAGDPIEAKLTEAPGNQAAIGGLKVVTKNGWFAARPSGTEDIYKIYAESFLGAEHLERIQTEAKQIVSDALSG
- a CDS encoding serine/threonine protein kinase, producing the protein MKPLDFFRRSRAEPTHPQAHMTWASRSLSKTVTRTGVFLKRQLWIWPIVAVLLLSTIGYFVRGAIESTIKGNVSAGLQTLLTLETEMLRNWFEVQEATVETLANDAAVRATVYAMLDTPLSEQTLSANAEAAIEPAAAARASGDLHQELSRELGPTMSAHDYVGYVLTDKSKRVVSSSHAALIGEQNVPEYEHFLERALRGETFVSAPFASVVRMPDAEGRLRMGVPTMYACAPIRDPSFQVIGALALQIRPEREFTRILQLGQVGPSGEVYAFNAEGTMVSNSRFDEQLILLGVLPDHPHARSMLQLRVGDPGQDMTQGYRPPVRRSQLPLTEGVADAIAGNAGMNVDGYRDYRGVAVIGAWKWMPKYELGVMAELNADQAFRPLVILQRTFLSIYLLLVLSAIAIFVFTLVIARLRLQARDAVIEAQQLGQYKLDVKLGEGAMGVVYKGHHAMLRRPTAIKLLHTDKVNETSIGRFEREVQITCQLNHENTIAIYDYGRTPEGVFYYAMEYLDGMDLQQLVKQYGPQPESRVIHILLQICGSLYEAHSLGLVHRDIKPANVMLNRRGCEPDVVKVLDFGLVKAAEENQGLQQHREGSLTGTPLYMSPESIQAPMTVDARSDIYAVGAVGYFLLTGLPVFEADGISALCQKHIEESPVAPSQRTKVDVSSQLEDALMSCLDKSRAKRPQTARALSILLSKCAAAGTWTIEDGDRWWGRHERGTPTTTERSSQATPLQVDATMDLTLDQTVKSNDDTRDAE